GCTGAACATTTGGCTCCTCTTATTGACAATCAATCACGGGTTGCGCTCCTTTCAGAAAACGCTGTTGAAATGGCGGTCGTTTTGTTTGCCTTGCTCGGTTTGTCAAAAGAAGTTCTTCTATTAAATACACACTTGACCGAATATGAACTAGCTGACCAAATCAATGAACTCGAGATTGAGACAGTCTTCACATCGGATTCACTGACAGAAAAAATTACTGACAGCATTTCTTTTTCGGAAATTTGGACTAGTAACCCTTGCCCTGTAAGTCTGTCAGCAGATTTTCCTGATGAAAAAATTGCGGTCATCATGAACACTTCCGCTACTACCGGAAAATTTAAATCTGTCCCTATTACTTGGGGCATGATTTCAAATCACGTCAAAGCCTCAAAGGAAACGCTTGGCGCTTACGACAATGATAATTGGCTTGTCATCTTACCCATGTTTCATGTCTCTGGACTTTCCATTATCATGCGTACTTTATATAATGCAACATCAGCGACCATTGTTGATAAATTTGATGAAAACCAACTTCTTGAAATGATCAATTCTGGGAAAATCAACATGGTTTCACTCGTCCCAACCCTTCTTACGAGAATTGCTGACAAATTGCATAGCAATAACTTACGTTTAATTCTACTTGGTGGTGAATTTATTCCCCAACCTTTAATCAAAAAATGCCAAGAATTAGGTCTTCCTATTTACAAAACTTATGGAATGACTGAAAGTTTTTCACAATCTGTCACTTTTAATATTTTAGATTTCCCTGATAAAACAAGCTCTGTCGGGCGGCCTTTACCAGGTGTTGAAATTGAGATTCGTCAAGCTGACCTTGCTGGCGTTGGTGAAATTTGGTTAAAATCTCCGATGTTGATGAAAGCTTACCTCGGCCAAAAGCCTTACGGCGCTGCTTTTGAAACTGGCGATATCGGTTACCTTGATGCGGACGGTTTTCTCTATCTGCTCAATCGCAGAAAAGATATCATTATTTCTGGCGGTGAAAATATTTACCCCAAAGAAATCGAAGATTTAGTTTATTCTCTTCCTGAAATCAAGGAATGCGCCCTTGTTGCTAAGCCAGATGTCAAGTGGGGACAAGTGCCAATTCTCTTCGTTTCAGGCAATATTTCCCAAGAAAAATTAGAAAACTTTCTCACTGAAAAACTGGCAAAATACAAACGCCCCCAAACCATCACTTTCATGGATGAATTGCCCAAAAATGCGTCTGGAAAAATCTTAAGAAAAGAGCTTAAAGGATGAGAATTGAAAAAATTACAATGTTTCATGTTCAACTCCCTATGAAATTTAATTTTAAGACCGCCAAAGGTTCCTTAAATCTCCGCGATACCATTATTATAAAAGTTGAAAGTCCTAACGGACTTTCGGGATTTGGTGAAGTTGTTGCTTTCACAACTCCTTTTTATACCTCAGAAACTTTTGCTGATTCTTGGAAAATCTTGGAAGAAACTTACCTGCCAGAAATTTTGCAAAAAGACTTCTCACACCCTTTTGAAATCCATGAATTTTTTAGAAATCCCTTACCGATGGCTCTGGCTGGACTAGAAAATGCACTTCTAGATTTGTATTTTAAAGAAAAAAATGAAAATTTAATTGCTGGACTTTTCCAAGAAAAATTAGCTGATAAAATCCCACGTGGTGCGGTGCTTGGACAAATGTCTGATGCGCAAACCATTAAGGAAATTGACCAACTTATTAACAGTGGCGTCAAAAGAATTAAATTAAAAATTAGTCCACAAATTGGGACTGACTTGATTAAAAATCTGGTCAAAAGCTATCCACAAATTACATTTGCTCTTGATGCCAATCGAAGTTTTCAACTGACAGACTGGCCAGTCATCAAAGAGCTAGACCAACTTGGTCTGGCTTGTATCGAAGAACCTTTTGATATCAAAGATTTATCCGAATTAAAATTACTGACAGAGCTGTCAGTGAACTTTTCAACGCCCATTTGCTTTGACGAATCCGTTCAAGATTTAGAAAGTCTAAAAATACTGACAGAACTTCCTTTTCAAACGATGCTCAACGTAAAAATAGGTCGTTTAGGTGGACTTTATCAAACGCAAAAAGCCATCGAATTTTGTAGACAACATCAGATTGGCTTTTGGATTGGCAGTATGGTTGAGTCTGGTATCTCAAAAATACTCCATGTCCAACTCGCCGCGCTTTCTGGAAATGCGATGGCTGGTGATTTATCCGATTCTAAGCATTATTTTGACATAGACCTCATTCAACCAGAAATTGCCTTTCCAAACGGTTGGATGACAGTCCCGACTGGCGCTGGTATCGGTCTGTCCGTTAATGAAGTCGCATTAGATCGCTACACTGTAAATAAATTGAGCTTGACCTCCTTGAAATGAACGAAAAAAATAAAAAACTGGAACCTGCACAAGTGCAGAACCACAGTTTTTTCCTATTTTTTCATCATTTCATGATAGTCGGTCTCACATCTTATTAAGGAGATTTTCCAATGAACATGATTGACCAACTCAATATCACAGATTTTCAACTTTTTACTGACGAGAATGCTGACAGTTCTGTCAGTAACAGCTATAAGTTCTCAAGTAAAATGATCCTCAGCGATTTTCATGCTCAACCGCACGGCTTTTTAAATGGAGGTGCAAGTCTTGCCCTCGCTGAAATCACAGCTGGTATGGCCAGTAATACCATCGGCTCTGGTCAATATTTTGCCCTCGGTCAAAGCGTAAATGCCAATCATCTCAATCCAAAAAAATGCGAAGGTTTCGTAAATGCCCGCGGTCTTCTTCTCAAAAATGGCAAACGTAACCACGTTTGGGAAATCAAAATCACTGATGAAAATGAAAAGCTCATCTCTCAAATCACAGTGGTCAATGCCCTTGTGCCTGTAAAAAAACTCTGACAAGATTAGTCAGAGTTTTTTTACATTAAACGATATTTTTTATTCGCGCTGCTTCTTTCGATTCTTGATGATTACGAAGGCCAACACAACAACCAGTGAAGCAACTACTGCACAAAAACCCTGTACGCTCTAATGAAGTTAGAAAGTTGTGGAGTCTCATAAACAAAAAAAGAGCACATAAGTCCCATACTTAGTGCTGCTACCGTCAGGTCCTGACACGCTTCGTAAGAAACTTATTGCTCCGAAGTCTATTATAACATAATTTATTTTTTTCGTCTATTTTTAAAGAAATCTTGCATGATTTTTGCACATTCGTCTTCTAAAATGCCTGATTCTACTTGTACGCGATGATTAAGCCGCTTATCTTCCAAAATTTGGTAAAGGCTGACTGTGCCTCCAAACTTAGGATTTGTCGCACCAAAATAAACTTGTGGAATACGTGCTAGCCCAATTGCCCCAGCGCACATCACGCAAGGTTCGATTGTGGCAAAAAGAGCACAATCAAGCAAGCGCCAATTTCCCACCGCCTGATTTGCCGCTTCAATCGCACAAACTTCAGCATGGTGTGTGGCCCGACCATCAAGTTCTCGCCGATTAAAATCACGCGCGATGATTTCGCCAGCTTTGACGATGACTACTCCGATTGGAACTTCTTCGTTATCCGCAGCTTTTTGCGCTTCTTTGAGCGCTTCATTCATGAAAAATTCTTTTTGATCGTGTGTAAATTCTTGAATCATTAAAGTTGCCACCTCATGTGTGGCTCAGCCAGATCAACTGGGATTTTTCCTGCCGCTTCCTGCGCTTCTTCAAGCAAGATTTTTAAATCACCAAATTGCGGTAAATGAGTCAAGACAAGCTTTCCAACAG
The DNA window shown above is from Lactococcus sp. S-13 and carries:
- the menE gene encoding o-succinylbenzoate--CoA ligase — translated: MKWLKKQAELYPQKHFLNDSTFAQINQEVNKMAEHLAPLIDNQSRVALLSENAVEMAVVLFALLGLSKEVLLLNTHLTEYELADQINELEIETVFTSDSLTEKITDSISFSEIWTSNPCPVSLSADFPDEKIAVIMNTSATTGKFKSVPITWGMISNHVKASKETLGAYDNDNWLVILPMFHVSGLSIIMRTLYNATSATIVDKFDENQLLEMINSGKINMVSLVPTLLTRIADKLHSNNLRLILLGGEFIPQPLIKKCQELGLPIYKTYGMTESFSQSVTFNILDFPDKTSSVGRPLPGVEIEIRQADLAGVGEIWLKSPMLMKAYLGQKPYGAAFETGDIGYLDADGFLYLLNRRKDIIISGGENIYPKEIEDLVYSLPEIKECALVAKPDVKWGQVPILFVSGNISQEKLENFLTEKLAKYKRPQTITFMDELPKNASGKILRKELKG
- the menC gene encoding o-succinylbenzoate synthase encodes the protein MRIEKITMFHVQLPMKFNFKTAKGSLNLRDTIIIKVESPNGLSGFGEVVAFTTPFYTSETFADSWKILEETYLPEILQKDFSHPFEIHEFFRNPLPMALAGLENALLDLYFKEKNENLIAGLFQEKLADKIPRGAVLGQMSDAQTIKEIDQLINSGVKRIKLKISPQIGTDLIKNLVKSYPQITFALDANRSFQLTDWPVIKELDQLGLACIEEPFDIKDLSELKLLTELSVNFSTPICFDESVQDLESLKILTELPFQTMLNVKIGRLGGLYQTQKAIEFCRQHQIGFWIGSMVESGISKILHVQLAALSGNAMAGDLSDSKHYFDIDLIQPEIAFPNGWMTVPTGAGIGLSVNEVALDRYTVNKLSLTSLK
- a CDS encoding PaaI family thioesterase, which translates into the protein MNMIDQLNITDFQLFTDENADSSVSNSYKFSSKMILSDFHAQPHGFLNGGASLALAEITAGMASNTIGSGQYFALGQSVNANHLNPKKCEGFVNARGLLLKNGKRNHVWEIKITDENEKLISQITVVNALVPVKKL
- the tadA gene encoding tRNA adenosine(34) deaminase TadA, translating into MIQEFTHDQKEFFMNEALKEAQKAADNEEVPIGVVIVKAGEIIARDFNRRELDGRATHHAEVCAIEAANQAVGNWRLLDCALFATIEPCVMCAGAIGLARIPQVYFGATNPKFGGTVSLYQILEDKRLNHRVQVESGILEDECAKIMQDFFKNRRKK